The Phragmites australis chromosome 15, lpPhrAust1.1, whole genome shotgun sequence genome window below encodes:
- the LOC133892821 gene encoding zinc finger protein ENHYDROUS-like — protein sequence MMTDPTEPEAGPEQAAPGPGEAPVAAPVKKKRNLPGTPDPDAEVIALSPGTLLATNRFVCEVCGKGFQRDQNLQLHRRGHNLPWRLRQRGPGAAPPRRRVYVCPEPGCVHHSPARALGDLTGIKKHFCRKHGEKHWACPRCGKRYAVHADLKAHAKTCGTREYRCDCGTLFTRRDSFVTHRAFCGALVEETGRVLAPPAPPSRRPPDLEAEENVEKDKEKGEEDENENSAVAEVEQPQRVESVTEEPQCIPPPPSLPQEPQGPLSPPPLPQEPQRRLSPPPLPQEPKRRLSPPPLPQQRQRLPKQPPFPQAQQPVVALVPNADEPEVVAEPTVTTKVEEADQDEDACFQEADQYKDTELVGSNLLDKDTPMLPCFLPSPSEAIGTDGSSTSCGAGGNVSNSIAPSTTTNTFAGLFASATTSTTSQSRSLRDLIGVDPTFLCLAIGAPSSLFPQTNASNPCTFAPPPAPHMSATALLQKAAEVGASQSSSSFLKEFGLASSSSSSSPSKQLPRGRFTDNSTQHWHRRSNQQMEMERHRSNQQMEMERHQSNQQMEMERHRGNQQMEMESMSMLSNSLGLGLACESRNSGLPDLMMGPSPLFGPKPATLDFLGLGTGGTMGGSMTNGGFPALMIGGELDMGSSAQVPAPWEDAKRKTNGRTIL from the exons ATGATGACGGACCCGACGGAGCCGGAGGCGGGGCCAGAGCAGGCGGCGCCAGGGCCGGGGGAGGCTCCGGTGGCAGCTCCGGTGAAAAAGAAGAGGAACCTCCCCGGGACGCCTG ATCCGGACGCCGAGGTGATCGCGCTGTCGCCGGGGACGCTGCTGGCGACGAACCGCTTCGTGTGCGAGGTGTGCGGGAAGGGGTTCCAGCGGGACCAGAACCTGCAGCTGCACCGCCGCGGGCACAACCTGCCGTGGCGGCTGCGGCAGCGCGGGCCCGGGGcggcgccgccgcgccggagGGTGTACGTGTGCCCGGAGCCCGGCTGCGTGCACCACTCCCCTGCGCGCGCGCTCGGGGACCTCACCGGGATCAAGAAGCATTTCTGCCGCAAGCACGGCGAGAAGCACTGGGCGTGCCCGCGCTGCGGCAAGCGCTACGCCGTCCATGCCGACCTCAAGGCGCACGCCAAGACCTGCGGGACCCGTGAGTACCGATGCGACTGCGGCACGCTCTTCACAAG AAGGGACAGCTTCGTGACGCACCGGGCCTTCTGTGGCGCCCTCGTGGAGGAGACAGGCAGGGTGCTGGCACCGCCGGCTCCGCCATCGCGTCGGCCGCCTGATTTGGAAGCTGAGGAGAATGTGGAGAAGGAtaaggagaagggggaggaggacgagaatgaGAATTCTGCTGTGGCTGAGGTGGAGCAGCCTCAGCGTGTGGAGTCGGTGACAGAGGAACCACAGTGcattccaccaccaccttcATTGCCACAGGAGCCACAGGGCCCTCTGTCTCCACCTCCATTGCCACAGGAGCCGCAGCGCCGTCTGTCTCCACCTCCATTGCCACAGGAGCCTAAGCGCCGTCTGTCTCCACCTCCATTGCCACAGCAGCGGCAGCGACTTCCGAAACAGcctccatttccacaggcacaACAACCAGTTGTGGCATTGGTGCCAAATGCGGATG AGCCAGAGGTGGTTGCTGAGCCAACTGTGACTACCAAGGTAGAGGAAGctgatcaagatgaagatgcCTGCTTTCAGGAAGCTGATCAATACAAGGATACTGAGCTCGTGGGCTCCAATTTGCTGGACAAAGACACTCCAATGCTTCCATGCTTCCTCCCCTCGCCTTCTGAGGCCATTGGTACCGATGGCAGCAGCACCAGCTGTGGCGCAGGAGGCAATGTTTCCAATTCCATTGCGCCATCTACAACAACCAACACTTTTGCTGGTCTGTTTGCATCAGCCACAACAAGTACCACTTCACAGAGTAGATCACTGCGTGATCTTATCGGTGTTGATCCCACCTTCCTTTGCCTTGCGATTGGTGCGCCCTCCTCTCTGTTCCCACAGACAAATGCAAGCAACCCTTGCACCTTCGCTCCACCTCCAGCACCCCACATGTCTGCTACCGCGCTCCTGCAGAAGGCAGCTGAGGTTGGAGCTTCGCAATCAAGCTCATCATTCCTGAAGGAGTTTGGGCttgcctcttcctcctcgtcatcatctCCATCAAAGCAGCTACCTCGAGGAAGATTCACTGATAACAGTACGCAACATTGGCACCGCCGGAGTAATCAGCAAATGGAGATGGAGCGCCACCGGAGCAATCAGCAAATGGAGATGGAGCGCCACCAGAGCAATCAGCAAATGGAGATGGAGCGCCACCGGGGTAATCAGCAAATGGAGATGGAGTCCATGTCAATGCTATCTAACAGTCTAGGCCTTGGCCTTGCATGCGAAAGTAGAAATTCAGGGTTGCCCGACTTGATGATGGGACCATCGCCACTGTTTGGTCCCAAGCCTGCTACTCTGGACTTCCTTGGGCTTGGCACTGGAGGGACCATGGGTGGCTCCATGACCAACGGTGGCTTCCCGGCATTGATGATTGGGGGAGAGCTGGACATGGGGTCTTCTGCACAGGTGCCCGCTCCATGGGAGGACGCCAAGAGAAAGACCAACGGCCGCACGATCCTGTGA